Proteins encoded in a region of the Vicia villosa cultivar HV-30 ecotype Madison, WI linkage group LG5, Vvil1.0, whole genome shotgun sequence genome:
- the LOC131606252 gene encoding uncharacterized protein LOC131606252 produces the protein MAPDRDAPPENSQERDAQERDATDTNAPPDTEAKEVARGITIMKGIVRHRDQGLVYRLEWNSDKQAIGPNSAKLTSYIGTLVRMHIPVSVARWNMKSKDLDEKKDAIWDELQRTFEIPDDRRRYILGLAGKRYRGWKAFLTNTYLKDKDGNFLEQAPGRPKKYEIFIGEEDWAKFVEQRDEDFRKRSAKNSERASKPAYPYKKGRLGYARLEDKILEETKSEETSLPEHVLWREARVGKDHAVDPEVQRVFTECETLSQSASTGEGSILSRALDAPEYPGRVRGKGHGVTPTSFYKSPRRRNPSNEEVLQKLAELQAQVSELQRDKEAYMREKCNTSSVKETSDKASINYQRKFPEGISSCQLYLSEPSYRLVGKGKVHNTLGDLLHHRPLLDGHLKVSVDVVVDHDAMLPVPDMVSETTLLRDAIGSFVAWPSELITISDETAPIKPTVKGKGILQEEESVASLKEASARESQQVTQQVRTVPPTGPPKPAGKKGGAFVPRYRSTLATMVDMSDLTDGAAREIVMDESVFGIEFKSLITLDDLEEIFKLDQLGVNNMHSYIRLLHDRVLRGTPLSNRFRFVSSAHCSGMAIDSEPESVRQCLVDRFMSTGNTECLHLWAYNTRPVGAHWLLLAINPIREVVYYLNSVNGEWTNYPAMKDIVDLSIQVFRSQRDAQVSRTKSSNITWIQVQCPQQKNSYDCGYFVLRFMKEILQANQLEIPITYLDEFRATGYPRLKLEEIKEDLCHFYIKRFFI, from the exons atggctccggatagagatgctccacctgaaaactcacaagaaagagatgctcaagaaagagatgccacggatacaaatgctccacctgatactgaagcaaaagaagttgcacgaggcatcactatcatgaagggaatcgttcgacatagagaccaaggattagtataccgattggaatggaattctgataaacaagcaattggtcctaattctgcaaagttgacaagttatattggtacacttgttcgtatgcatattccggtctccgtagctagatggaatatgaaaagcAAAGACTTGGATGAGAAAAAAgacgcgatttgggacgagcttcag aggacttttgagataccagatgatcgtagacgctacatacttggtttggccggcaaaagatatagagggtggaaagcttttttgacaaacacttatcttaaggataaagatggaaactttcttgaacaggcaccgggacggccaaaaaagtatgagatcttcattggtgaagaagattgggctaagtttgtagagcaaagagatgaagattttcggaaaaggagtgccaagaatagtgagagagcatccaaacccgcatatccatacaaaaaagggcgtttgggatatgcacgcttggaggataaaatt ttagaggagactaaaagtgaggaaacctcacttcctgaacatgtgttgtggagggaagctcgtgtgggcaaggatcatgctgtcgatcccgaagttcagagagtttttactgaatgt gagaccttgtcgcaatcggcatccaccggtgaggggagcatacttagtagagcactagatgctcctgagtatcccggtcgggtgaggggtaagggtcatggtgtgactccaacctctttttacaagagtcctaggagaagaaatccttcaaatgaagaagtgttgcaaaagttggcggaattgcaagcacaagtctctgaattgcaaagagataaagaggcgtatatgagagaaaagtgcaacacttcatcggtgaaagaaactagtgataaggctagtatcaactatcaaaggaaatttcccgag ggcatttcatcttgccaactatacttatcggaaccgagttatcgactagttggcaagggaaaagtgcacaacactttgggagatttacttcaccatagaccgctcctggatggacacctgaaagtatcggtggatgttgtagtagatcatgatgcgatgctaccggtacctgacatggtctcagagacgacattgctgcgagatgcaataggatcatttgttgcatggccctcggagctcattaccattagtgatgag actgctcctataaaacccacagttaagggtaaagggattttacaggaggaggagtccgttgcatcactaaaagag gcatccgctcgagagtcacaacaagtgacgcagcaagttcgtaccgtaccacccactggtcctccgaagccagcgggaaaaaaaggcggtgcttttgtgcctcggtaccggtcgacgctcgcaacaatggttgatatgtccgatttgacggATGGTGCTgcacgtgaaatcgttatggatgagagtgtcttcggtattgaattcaagtcacttattacacttgatgacttggaggagatttttaagcttgatcaactaggcgtcaataacatgcactcatacattcg gttgttgcatgacagagtgttgcgcgggactccgttgtctaacagattccgtttcgtgtcttccgcccactgcagcggaatggcaattgattcggaaccggaatcagttagacagtgcttagtagatagattcatgtccaccggcaatacagaatgtctgcatctttgggcgtataatactcgaccagtagg agcacactggttgctgcttgctatcaaccctataagggaagtcgtgtattatctgaattcggtaaatggtgaatggaccaattatccggccatgaaggacatcgttgattt atcaatacaagtgttccgaagtcaacgggacgcacaggtatcccgaactaaatctagcaacattacttggatccaagtgcag tgcccgcaacagaaaaacagttacgattgcggatactttgtattgaggtttatgaaagaaatccttcaggcaaatcaattagagattccgatcacg taccttgacgaattccgtgccactggatacccgagacttaagttggaagaaataaaagaggatttgtgtcatttttatattaagcgctttttcatatag